The following proteins are encoded in a genomic region of Oncorhynchus kisutch isolate 150728-3 linkage group LG18, Okis_V2, whole genome shotgun sequence:
- the LOC109875735 gene encoding heterogeneous nuclear ribonucleoprotein R isoform X7: MKTYRQREKQGSKVQESTKGPAESKIKALLERTGYTLDVTTEQRKYGGPPPEEVFKGEQPGIGTEVFVGKIPRDLYEDELVPLFEKAGPIWDLRLMMDPLSGQNRGYAFITFCGKDAATEAVKLCDNYEIRSRKYLGVCKSVANNRLFVGSIPKNKTRENILEDFSKVTEGLQEVILYPQTDDKEKNRGFCFLEYEDHKSAAEARLCLMSDTVMVWGNPVTVEWANPVTERNAGALAQVKVLFVRKLAASVTEELLEKTFSAFGKVDRLNKIEDYAFVHFEDKDAAVKAMAEMNGKELGGGEIEIRMAKRKKARNAQRQATRNRRNDADYNHPPPRIPPPDRVRGRGGGDYAAYPPDYNSYDDYYGFDYHDPRRSYEDPHYAYEDPHYGYEDPHYGYEDPHYGYEDPHYGYEDPHYSYEDLYSMRGHGRLPSREILPPLRDRRPPPPQGYVQRGPPIGGPRDGRVRAHGGPFQPQRGRGNRKARGNHGGGKRKADVFNQPDSKRRQTN, from the exons ATGAAGACGTACAGACAGAGGGAAAAACAAGGAAGTAAAGTACAAGAATCCACTAAGGGTCCTGCTGAGTCCAAGATCAAG GCTCTGCTGGAGCGGACAGGATACACCCTGGACGTCACCACCGAACAGAGGAAATACGGAGGACCCCCACCAGAGGAAGTGTTTAAAGGAGAACAGCCTGGGATTGGAACTGAG GTGTTTGTGGGAAAGATCCCCAGGGACCTGTATGAAGATGAGTTGGTGCCTCTGTTTGAGAAGGCTGGCCCAATCTGGGACCTGAGGTTAATGATGGACCCCCTCTCGGGTCAGAATCGGGGATACGCCTTCATCACCTTCTGCGGCAAGGATGCAGCAACTGAGGCAGTGAAACTT TGTGACAACTATGAAATCCGGTCTCGGAAATACCTTGGAGTATGCAAATCCGTAGCAAACAACCGGCTGTTTGTCGGATCAATCCCAAAAAACAAGACCAGAGAGAATATATTGGAGGACTTCAGCAAAGTCACAG AGGGGCTTCAGGAAGTGATCCTCTACCCCCAGACGGATGACAAGGAGAAGAACCGTGGCTTCTGTTTCCTGGAGTACGAGGACCACAAGTCTGCAGCCGAGGCCCGCCTCTGCCTCATGAGTGACAcggtgatggtgtgggggaacCCGGTCACTGTGGAGTGGGCCAACCCGGTCACTGAGCGCAATGCGGGTGCCTTGGCCCAG GTGAAGGTCTTGTTTGTCAGGAAGCTGGCCGCCTCCGTCACAGAGGAGCTACTGGAGAAGACCTTCTCTGCGTTTGGCAAAGTGGACCGGTTGAATAAGATAGAAGACTACGCCTTTGTCCACTTTGAAGACAAGGACGCAGCTGTGAAG GCAATGGCAGAAATGAATGGGAAGGAGCTGGGGGGAGGGGAGATTGAGATAAGAATGGCAAAGAGGAAGAAGGCTCGAAATGCTCAGCGCCAGGCCACCAGAAACCGAAG GAATGATGCCGATTACAACCACCCACCGCCACGCATACCTCCACCAGATAGGGTCCGTGGCCGAGGGGGCGGGGACTATGCCGCCTATCCCCCAGATTACAACAGCTACGATGACTACTACGGCTTTGACTATCATGACCCCCGCAGAAGTTACGAGGACCCCCACTACGCATACGAGGACCCCCACTACGGTTACGAGGACCCCCACTACGGTTACGAGGACCCCCACTACGGTTACGAGGACCCCCACTACGGTTACGAGGACCCCCACTACAGTTACGAGGACTTGTACAGCATGAGGGGCCATGGCAGACTGCCCAGCAGGGAAATCCTACCCCCACTCAGGGACCGCAGACCACCACCCCCACAGGGCTATGTGCAGAGGGGTCCACCCATTGGAGGGCCCAGGGATGGCAGAGTAAGGGCCCATGGGGGACCTTTCCAGCCACAGAGGGGCCGCGGTAACCGAAAAGCCAGGGGGAACCATGGGGGCGGGAAGAGGAAGGCAGACGTCTTCAACCAGCCTGACTCAAAGCGCCGGCAGACCAACTAG